In Amycolatopsis jiangsuensis, the following proteins share a genomic window:
- a CDS encoding ArsR/SmtB family transcription factor produces the protein MSKQLPIDAMDACCSPLAREPLTDNQAVELSKLFKAMADPVRLRLLSLVASHVGGEACVCDLTDAFDLTGPTISHHLKVLRECGLITGERRGTWVYYRVHPEVLARLSAVLVPGDAPALA, from the coding sequence ATGTCGAAGCAACTGCCGATCGACGCGATGGACGCGTGCTGCTCCCCGCTGGCGCGCGAGCCGCTGACCGACAATCAGGCGGTGGAGCTGTCGAAGCTGTTCAAGGCGATGGCCGACCCGGTGCGGCTGCGGTTGCTGTCGTTGGTCGCCTCGCACGTCGGTGGCGAGGCGTGCGTGTGCGACTTGACCGATGCGTTCGACCTGACCGGCCCGACGATCTCGCACCACCTCAAGGTGTTGCGCGAATGCGGTCTGATCACCGGGGAGCGGCGCGGCACCTGGGTGTACTACCGCGTCCACCCCGAGGTGCTGGCCCGGCTGTCGGCCGTGCTGGTGCCCGGTGACGCGCCGGCGTTGGCATGA